One stretch of Eggerthella lenta DSM 2243 DNA includes these proteins:
- the pseB gene encoding UDP-N-acetylglucosamine 4,6-dehydratase (inverting) — protein MLNNKTILITGGTGSFGNAFTRYVLENYDPKKVIIYSRDEYKQFVMRNKFIALGKEAGVDYDSKLRFFIGDVRDEARLRRAFKDVDYVVHAAALKQVPACEYNPMEAVKTNIDGAMGIISAALDSDVRKVVALSTDKAVNPVNLYGGTKLVSDKLFIAANAYRGQSGTVFSVVRYGNVAGSRGSVIPFFDNLAKSGATELPITDMRMTRFWISLDEGIRLVVKALEESEGGETYISKIPSFRVTDLATAMAPDLGQVEVGIREGEKLHECMVPEADSLTTYEYERHFVIYPHMEWCDLSITDLKGGKKVEPGFVYDSGTNTEWLTVEQLRELLSNMEIKY, from the coding sequence ATGTTGAACAACAAGACAATCCTAATCACCGGAGGGACCGGATCTTTCGGCAACGCATTCACCCGCTACGTGCTGGAGAACTACGATCCGAAGAAGGTGATCATCTATTCGCGCGATGAGTACAAGCAGTTCGTCATGCGCAATAAATTCATTGCACTCGGCAAAGAGGCAGGAGTCGATTACGACTCCAAGCTGCGGTTCTTCATCGGCGATGTGCGCGACGAGGCTAGGCTGCGCCGTGCGTTCAAGGATGTCGACTACGTCGTCCATGCTGCAGCCCTCAAGCAGGTTCCGGCGTGCGAGTACAACCCTATGGAAGCCGTAAAGACGAACATCGACGGGGCCATGGGCATCATCAGCGCAGCGCTGGACTCGGACGTGCGGAAGGTGGTGGCGCTCTCCACCGACAAAGCCGTGAACCCCGTGAACCTCTACGGCGGCACCAAGCTCGTGTCCGACAAGCTGTTCATCGCCGCGAACGCGTATCGCGGCCAGTCCGGCACCGTCTTCTCAGTGGTCCGCTACGGCAACGTCGCCGGATCGCGCGGATCGGTCATCCCGTTCTTCGACAACCTCGCCAAGTCGGGCGCGACCGAGCTGCCCATCACCGACATGCGCATGACGCGCTTCTGGATCTCGCTCGACGAGGGCATCCGGCTCGTCGTCAAGGCGCTCGAGGAGTCGGAGGGCGGCGAGACCTACATCTCGAAGATTCCGTCGTTCAGGGTGACCGACCTCGCGACGGCCATGGCCCCCGACCTCGGCCAGGTGGAGGTCGGCATCCGCGAGGGCGAGAAGCTGCACGAGTGCATGGTGCCAGAGGCCGACAGCCTGACCACCTACGAGTACGAACGGCACTTCGTCATCTACCCGCATATGGAGTGGTGCGATCTTTCCATAACGGATCTCAAGGGAGGAAAGAAGGTCGAGCCCGGCTTTGTGTACGACTCCGGGACCAACACCGAATGGCTCACGGTCGAGCAGCTTAGGGAGCTTCTGTCGAACATGGAAATCAAGTACTAG
- the pseC gene encoding UDP-4-amino-4,6-dideoxy-N-acetyl-beta-L-altrosamine transaminase — protein MEKLAIHGGTPASERLLGYGRQSIDEDDVAAVVDVLGSDFLTCGPATERFEGIIGETVGASYVTAVANGTAALHVACLAAGIGPGDEVVVSPITFAASANCVLYCGGTPVFADIDSRTWNVSPESIRERINEKTKAVIAVDFGGVHVDSDEIRKICDEFDLLFIEDAAHSIGTAYNGKPVGSIADMTTFSFHPVKTVTTGEGGAVATNDPKLARRISLFAKHGITRDPSLMGRADVGGWYYEQLELGYNYRISDIEAALGASQLKRLPEFSRRRRDLVAYYDRKFAEIPEVSSQHDFTPKDTTRHLYVLRFDLEALGSDRRFVYDALHAENIGVNVHYLPVYRLPYYAGLGYDQECCSEANRYYEEAITLPLHCGLSDEDACNVVEAVRKVVEWCKAESGRCL, from the coding sequence ATGGAGAAGCTGGCCATACATGGCGGCACCCCTGCAAGCGAAAGACTGTTGGGTTACGGTCGCCAGTCGATCGACGAAGACGATGTAGCTGCGGTCGTGGACGTGCTCGGAAGCGACTTTTTGACCTGCGGACCCGCCACTGAACGCTTCGAGGGCATCATTGGGGAAACCGTCGGTGCGAGCTATGTCACCGCAGTCGCCAACGGCACTGCTGCGCTGCATGTCGCATGCCTCGCTGCAGGGATCGGCCCTGGCGACGAGGTCGTCGTGTCCCCGATTACGTTCGCCGCTTCGGCTAACTGCGTGCTTTACTGCGGTGGCACCCCTGTGTTCGCTGACATAGATTCGAGAACTTGGAATGTTTCTCCCGAGTCCATCCGTGAGCGAATCAACGAGAAAACGAAGGCCGTCATTGCGGTCGACTTCGGAGGCGTGCACGTGGACTCCGATGAGATACGCAAGATATGCGACGAATTCGACCTCCTGTTCATCGAGGATGCTGCGCACTCCATAGGCACCGCATATAACGGAAAGCCGGTCGGGTCAATCGCCGACATGACCACTTTCAGCTTTCATCCCGTGAAGACCGTCACCACCGGGGAGGGGGGAGCGGTTGCGACGAACGATCCGAAGCTCGCCCGGCGCATCAGCCTGTTCGCGAAGCACGGCATAACCCGCGACCCATCGCTCATGGGCCGCGCAGACGTCGGCGGTTGGTACTACGAGCAGCTCGAACTCGGCTACAACTACCGGATTAGCGACATCGAGGCGGCACTCGGCGCTTCCCAGCTGAAACGCCTCCCTGAGTTCTCACGTCGTCGACGAGATCTGGTGGCGTACTACGACCGGAAATTCGCCGAGATCCCCGAGGTGTCATCCCAGCACGATTTTACTCCTAAGGACACCACGCGCCATCTCTACGTGCTGCGCTTCGATTTAGAGGCTCTCGGATCGGACAGGCGATTCGTGTACGATGCGTTGCACGCCGAGAACATAGGAGTGAACGTGCATTACTTGCCCGTCTACCGACTTCCGTATTATGCGGGCCTCGGTTATGATCAGGAGTGCTGCTCCGAAGCCAACCGCTACTACGAGGAGGCGATAACGCTTCCTCTGCACTGTGGGCTGAGCGACGAGGATGCCTGTAATGTCGTCGAAGCCGTGCGGAAAGTGGTCGAATGGTGCAAGGCTGAGAGCGGGCGATGCCTGTGA
- a CDS encoding transferase, which produces MPVNIVGSEAGAKAMLLKQLNSLFFISKIEEAAIDGEFGRALARCQRSFSKTRNKYYSEASATKFDPLQGCQWSRFLYELARCIFVEEGVSSVCDKLYALNKAMSSVDLYYQVAMPDIFMFDHPFGSVMGRASYSDYFTFSQGCTVGNNRGIYPRFGQSVFMFSNSKVIGDCEIGDNVIIGANAYVKDTDIPGGSLVFGQSPDLVIKENKLDYVRKYAEQVFSYE; this is translated from the coding sequence ATGCCTGTGAACATCGTCGGATCGGAAGCCGGGGCTAAGGCGATGCTCCTTAAGCAATTGAACTCCCTCTTCTTCATAAGCAAGATCGAAGAGGCTGCCATAGACGGGGAGTTCGGCAGAGCGCTGGCACGGTGCCAACGCTCTTTTTCTAAGACCAGAAATAAGTATTACAGTGAAGCGAGTGCGACCAAGTTCGACCCCCTTCAGGGGTGCCAGTGGTCTCGATTCTTGTACGAACTGGCTCGCTGCATATTCGTCGAAGAAGGGGTGTCGTCAGTATGCGATAAGCTATACGCGCTCAACAAGGCCATGAGCTCCGTCGATCTATACTATCAGGTGGCGATGCCCGACATCTTCATGTTCGACCATCCATTCGGATCCGTCATGGGGCGCGCGAGCTACTCGGACTACTTCACGTTCTCTCAAGGATGCACGGTCGGGAACAACCGGGGCATCTATCCTCGGTTTGGCCAATCGGTTTTCATGTTTTCGAACAGCAAGGTCATCGGCGATTGCGAAATCGGCGACAACGTGATCATCGGCGCAAACGCCTACGTGAAGGATACGGACATCCCTGGCGGTTCTCTCGTTTTCGGGCAAAGCCCGGATCTGGTGATCAAAGAGAATAAGCTGGATTATGTGAGGAAGTATGCGGAGCAGGTGTTCTCCTATGAGTAA
- the pseF gene encoding pseudaminic acid cytidylyltransferase produces MSKVAIITARGGSKRIPRKNIKEFCGRPIIAYSIKAALESDLFDEVMVSTDDEEIADVSRAYGASVPFMRSASASDDYATTTDALLEVLCEYARRGRVFDTLCCLYPAAPFVNPDELCAAMRMIDMGATSVIPVTSFDFPPLRGFRFDENGRLQYAFPEYALSRSQDLPDMVHDCGRFYFATVEAFEKSQGFVTERTKAIYIESKLVQDIDVLEDWELAEQKFLTMIRGSENEIA; encoded by the coding sequence ATGAGTAAAGTCGCGATCATAACGGCACGGGGTGGATCCAAGAGAATACCCCGCAAGAACATCAAAGAATTCTGCGGAAGGCCCATCATCGCCTATTCGATCAAAGCTGCGCTCGAGAGCGACCTGTTCGACGAAGTCATGGTGTCCACGGATGACGAAGAGATTGCCGACGTATCGCGCGCTTATGGAGCGAGTGTGCCGTTTATGCGAAGCGCTTCTGCGAGCGACGACTATGCGACAACTACGGATGCGCTGCTTGAAGTGCTCTGCGAGTACGCGAGACGTGGAAGGGTTTTCGACACGCTATGCTGCCTGTACCCTGCTGCTCCATTTGTGAATCCTGACGAGTTGTGTGCGGCCATGAGGATGATTGACATGGGGGCAACATCGGTAATACCTGTGACCTCATTCGATTTCCCTCCTTTACGCGGTTTCAGATTTGACGAAAATGGGAGGCTTCAGTATGCATTTCCGGAATACGCCCTTAGCCGAAGCCAGGATCTCCCCGATATGGTTCATGATTGCGGACGCTTCTACTTTGCGACCGTCGAGGCTTTTGAGAAAAGCCAAGGATTCGTCACGGAAAGGACAAAGGCGATTTATATCGAAAGCAAACTTGTCCAGGACATTGACGTATTAGAAGATTGGGAATTGGCAGAGCAGAAATTTTTGACGATGATTCGGGGGAGCGAAAATGAAATTGCTTGA
- the pseI gene encoding pseudaminic acid synthase, translated as MKLLDSIKNKDIYFIAEMSGNHGGKLDNAIEIVRAAANAGADCLKIQTFTADTITIDCNAGDFQTMAGGLWEGRTLYDLYNEAHTPWEWQAAIKEECEKLGMDFLSSVFDPSAIDFLDTLGVEMYKIASPELVDIPLILYAASKGKPMIISCGMGTAEEICEAVEACKSVNNDQIVLLKCTSEYPADYEDMNIATIPDMKARFGCDVGLSDHSMGWTVDIAAAALGACVIEKHFCLSRKERTVDSDFSMEPHEFAGMVRDVRLAKAAIGRATYERSDKELRNLTGRRSLYAVDSISKGEPFTKDNVRSIRPGYGIAPKHLDKLLGRISKRDIDFGSPITEDDLDI; from the coding sequence ATGAAATTGCTTGACTCAATAAAGAATAAAGATATTTACTTCATCGCCGAGATGTCCGGCAACCACGGAGGAAAGCTTGACAATGCGATAGAAATAGTCCGGGCGGCAGCCAATGCAGGTGCGGACTGCTTGAAAATTCAAACTTTCACTGCTGATACTATTACCATCGACTGCAATGCCGGCGATTTTCAAACTATGGCGGGAGGGCTTTGGGAGGGACGAACGCTGTACGATCTTTACAATGAAGCTCATACTCCTTGGGAATGGCAGGCTGCTATCAAGGAGGAGTGCGAGAAACTTGGAATGGATTTTCTCTCTTCAGTGTTCGATCCCAGCGCAATCGACTTTCTAGATACGCTCGGTGTTGAGATGTACAAAATTGCTTCTCCGGAGCTTGTAGATATTCCTTTGATTCTCTATGCGGCATCTAAAGGTAAACCCATGATCATCTCCTGCGGCATGGGTACTGCGGAGGAGATCTGCGAAGCCGTTGAAGCTTGCAAGTCCGTCAATAACGATCAGATCGTGCTTTTGAAGTGCACTAGCGAGTATCCGGCGGATTATGAAGATATGAATATTGCAACTATTCCAGACATGAAGGCTCGATTTGGGTGCGATGTGGGGCTCTCCGATCATTCCATGGGCTGGACGGTTGACATTGCGGCAGCAGCTCTAGGAGCTTGTGTGATTGAAAAGCATTTCTGTCTCTCTCGCAAGGAGAGAACGGTCGACTCGGATTTTTCTATGGAGCCACACGAGTTTGCTGGCATGGTTAGAGACGTCCGTCTTGCTAAAGCTGCAATTGGGCGCGCTACATATGAGCGATCCGATAAGGAACTAAGAAATCTTACTGGAAGGCGCTCCCTATACGCGGTCGACTCCATTTCGAAGGGAGAACCATTCACAAAGGATAATGTTAGAAGCATCAGACCTGGGTACGGAATTGCGCCAAAGCACCTCGACAAGCTTCTCGGACGCATTTCCAAGCGCGACATCGACTTCGGTTCTCCGATCACAGAAGACGATCTGGATATATAG
- a CDS encoding NAD-dependent epimerase/dehydratase family protein, with amino-acid sequence MMKFLVIGGSSFIGVYVVDELLSRGAEVVATGRNERFATHYEKRGVPYLNLDICDKGSFDVFGDDAFDGVVSLAARMPANIEKDVNDEDIAEYITTNVVGTINILEWCRSRGIRRLVDIISRFDCRLYDQNAVITEDTPLKFSYCDDHAAYVVSNNEKAEMLNYYNKRYAMRNIWLRIPSVYGVGPHGTFAKDGVVQKSGLQIFMEKATVGEKIVVFGNPSTPKDVLYVKDMAIAIADALESSDGVGLYNVSYDNNFSIFDLAKATAEAFAGPDGESEVVSDPSISNNGGFPRMSNERIKTDLGFTPKYGDPYRMMKDYHNELERGDYVGLFA; translated from the coding sequence ATGATGAAATTTCTGGTCATAGGTGGTTCAAGTTTCATTGGAGTTTACGTGGTGGACGAGTTGCTTTCGCGAGGCGCGGAGGTCGTGGCAACTGGCAGAAACGAAAGGTTCGCAACCCATTACGAGAAGCGCGGTGTTCCCTATCTGAATCTCGATATATGCGATAAAGGCTCTTTTGACGTCTTCGGCGATGACGCGTTCGATGGCGTCGTTTCGCTTGCTGCAAGAATGCCTGCAAACATTGAGAAAGATGTCAATGACGAGGATATAGCCGAATACATCACAACCAACGTTGTCGGAACAATTAACATTCTCGAATGGTGCCGCTCGCGCGGTATCCGTCGACTAGTTGATATCATTTCGCGTTTTGATTGTAGACTGTACGATCAAAACGCAGTGATTACGGAAGATACGCCCCTCAAATTCTCCTACTGCGATGACCATGCAGCTTATGTTGTAAGCAATAATGAGAAAGCCGAAATGCTCAACTATTACAATAAGCGTTATGCTATGAGGAATATCTGGCTCAGAATTCCTTCGGTTTACGGAGTTGGGCCTCATGGAACCTTTGCCAAAGACGGAGTTGTCCAGAAATCAGGTCTTCAGATTTTCATGGAAAAGGCAACCGTTGGTGAGAAAATTGTTGTTTTTGGAAATCCTTCGACTCCGAAAGACGTGCTTTACGTAAAGGACATGGCGATCGCCATTGCCGATGCCCTTGAGTCAAGTGATGGCGTCGGACTTTACAATGTTTCTTATGACAATAACTTTTCCATATTTGACCTGGCGAAAGCTACAGCAGAAGCATTCGCCGGCCCAGATGGTGAGTCGGAAGTCGTCTCCGATCCAAGCATTTCGAATAACGGCGGATTTCCGAGAATGTCGAATGAGCGGATCAAGACAGACCTCGGCTTTACTCCGAAGTACGGAGATCCTTATAGAATGATGAAAGACTATCATAACGAGCTTGAAAGAGGAGACTATGTGGGACTCTTCGCGTAA